From Methanobrevibacter sp., a single genomic window includes:
- a CDS encoding TIGR04076 family protein produces the protein MKKVKITVMRKVRHDDLIQEYENPLEHECDVEEGQVFIANGWAKPDNFCDSAWESLSPFVLGLANGASDFYDGWMKNKKSAMISCNDGFRPVSFLLETMDEDAD, from the coding sequence ATGAAAAAAGTTAAGATTACTGTCATGAGAAAGGTCAGACACGATGATTTAATCCAGGAGTATGAAAATCCTCTTGAACATGAATGTGATGTGGAAGAGGGTCAGGTTTTCATTGCCAACGGCTGGGCTAAACCCGATAACTTCTGTGACAGTGCATGGGAAAGTTTATCTCCATTCGTATTGGGATTGGCCAATGGTGCCAGTGATTTTTATGACGGATGGATGAAGAATAAAAAATCTGCAATGATATCATGTAATGACGGTTTTCGACCTGTCAGTTTTCTTTTAGAAACAATGGATGAAGATGCTGATTAG
- a CDS encoding DUF6434 domain-containing protein, translating to MPKLTRNLKPEEFKNYYFLKEDLKDFLRSEGLKVSGSKSDLENRIIHYLETGEELKDDGVKKIQNDSVSQITLDSRLGENFKCSEDKRMFFEREIGRGFKFKVKFQKWLKANPEKTYADAIEAYFEIINSDEKTEIGSQFQYNQYIRDFFENNDDKSLNDAIKCWKYKRSIKGHNTYEESDLEVLR from the coding sequence ATGCCAAAATTGACTCGGAATCTAAAACCAGAAGAATTCAAAAATTACTACTTTTTAAAGGAGGACTTAAAGGATTTCTTAAGATCAGAAGGTCTGAAGGTTAGTGGCTCCAAATCTGATTTGGAAAATAGAATAATTCATTATTTGGAAACGGGTGAAGAGTTAAAGGATGATGGTGTTAAAAAAATACAAAATGATTCAGTATCGCAAATAACGCTGGATTCGAGGCTGGGTGAAAACTTCAAATGTAGTGAAGACAAAAGGATGTTTTTTGAGCGTGAAATAGGCAGGGGATTCAAGTTCAAGGTAAAATTTCAAAAATGGTTGAAAGCCAATCCTGAAAAAACATATGCTGATGCAATTGAAGCTTATTTTGAAATTATAAATTCAGATGAAAAAACTGAAATTGGTAGTCAATTTCAGTACAATCAGTATATAAGAGATTTCTTTGAAAATAATGATGATAAGTCATTGAATGATGCAATTAAATGTTGGAAATACAAAAGGTCCATTAAAGGTCATAATACATATGAAGAAAGTGATTTAGAGGTATTACGATGA
- a CDS encoding metallophosphoesterase, producing MKDEDIDRPQAMKIRQGIQDAMTYSLPDKKFSPKNIDLVEIDIELDNLGWNFHNYRILNLTDIHLGQWINPEYLDDLIDYVNTLNYDIVTLTGDYVSYVIDGYDAALSKSLKKLKSPDGKFGVLGNHDHWMGSEKIREIFKEANIVDLSNDVYVLKKNDDELNLAGVDSCTVCADNLDKVLAKLKNGISTILLAHEPDFAQESSQTGRIDLQISGHSHGGQFIIPKFETTPFRGPNSTKYPVGLYKVKDMIQYTSKGLGTNSFRIRINCKPEITIITLKNKNKRKIEIE from the coding sequence ATGAAAGATGAAGATATTGACCGTCCACAGGCCATGAAAATCCGCCAGGGCATTCAGGATGCAATGACATATTCCCTTCCGGACAAGAAATTCAGTCCTAAAAACATTGATTTGGTGGAAATAGATATTGAACTGGACAATTTAGGTTGGAATTTTCATAATTATAGGATTTTAAACCTAACTGATATCCATTTGGGACAATGGATAAATCCCGAGTATCTGGATGATTTGATTGATTATGTAAACACCTTGAATTATGATATTGTCACACTGACCGGAGACTATGTATCATACGTTATTGACGGTTATGATGCTGCATTATCAAAATCCTTGAAAAAATTAAAGTCTCCTGATGGTAAGTTTGGTGTTTTAGGAAATCATGACCATTGGATGGGTTCTGAAAAAATCAGAGAAATATTTAAAGAAGCAAATATTGTTGATTTGAGCAATGATGTTTATGTATTAAAAAAGAATGATGATGAATTGAATCTTGCAGGTGTTGATTCCTGCACTGTTTGTGCAGATAATTTAGATAAAGTTTTAGCTAAATTAAAGAATGGCATATCCACAATATTGCTTGCCCATGAACCGGACTTTGCACAGGAATCTTCACAAACCGGCAGAATTGATTTGCAGATTTCCGGCCATTCACATGGAGGCCAGTTCATCATTCCTAAATTTGAAACAACCCCCTTCAGAGGACCTAACTCAACCAAATATCCGGTTGGACTATACAAGGTTAAAGACATGATTCAATACACAAGCAAAGGATTGGGCACCAATTCATTTAGAATTAGGATTAATTGCAAGCCTGAAATAACAATTATTACTTTGAAAAATAAGAATAAACGGAAAATTGAGATAGAATGA
- a CDS encoding DUF2115 domain-containing protein translates to MNDSLQMYDDFSNVVSNEESISTESVLDILRQYSGTVSVFDLMAVNAEMIEESKYVQENYKHKSHEVYVKYFLGRLKDVHSNHNTYDHDIDKEEFIDAIATLKSYHINESVTSKTKFPLIYGIISIYTTFILHEPIHPVGTPFPGSLYVEEHDGKFFCPVKDANLESPNAVCKMCIAEQLDF, encoded by the coding sequence ATGAATGATTCATTGCAGATGTATGATGATTTTTCCAATGTTGTTTCAAATGAGGAAAGTATTTCAACAGAATCTGTTTTAGACATTTTAAGGCAGTATTCCGGAACAGTTTCGGTATTTGATTTGATGGCTGTTAATGCTGAGATGATTGAAGAAAGCAAATATGTTCAGGAAAACTATAAGCATAAAAGCCATGAAGTCTATGTCAAGTACTTCTTGGGACGTTTAAAGGATGTTCACAGTAATCATAACACTTATGACCATGATATTGACAAGGAAGAGTTCATAGATGCGATTGCAACTTTGAAATCATACCATATCAATGAATCTGTAACTTCTAAAACCAAATTCCCTTTGATTTATGGGATAATTTCCATTTACACTACTTTTATTTTGCATGAGCCTATTCATCCAGTGGGTACTCCGTTTCCAGGGTCACTTTATGTTGAAGAACATGACGGGAAATTTTTCTGTCCGGTTAAGGATGCAAATCTTGAATCTCCAAATGCAGTCTGCAAGATGTGCATTGCCGAACAATTGGATTTTTAG
- a CDS encoding SLC13 family permease — MVKIIDFFKNETVFSISLILAVISCFFAKPSIDYINWDTIILLLVIMIVVEILKNLAIFEVLVRKLLTKIASARGLVFVLVFTCFFSSIFITNDVSLIIFVPFSILALKKVNRLDLAIITVSLQTIAANVGCMVLPIGAPHNIVMYTVSHIPFESFFMILFPYILVSLVFLIVILLFVPNEKIILPKFNKIEFKTENFIKRVLMGVDYFLLLTFIALFILIGNLENIPFFNALFSKWILGNEVLWGVLSSQVISNVPAAMLLSGFSSNYEAIIVGINIGGFGTLIASMANLISYKIFAREFRDLKIRYLAIFSVLNIILLIVLLIANILIN, encoded by the coding sequence ATGGTTAAAATAATTGATTTTTTTAAAAATGAAACAGTTTTTTCCATTTCTTTAATTTTAGCTGTTATCTCTTGTTTTTTTGCAAAACCAAGCATCGATTACATCAATTGGGATACAATTATTTTGCTTTTGGTAATAATGATTGTTGTGGAGATTTTAAAGAATTTAGCTATTTTTGAGGTTCTTGTTCGCAAATTATTAACTAAAATTGCCAGTGCTCGAGGACTTGTTTTTGTATTGGTTTTCACTTGTTTTTTTAGCTCGATATTCATTACCAATGATGTTTCTCTAATCATTTTTGTTCCATTTTCAATATTGGCCTTAAAAAAGGTCAATAGATTGGATTTAGCTATAATTACAGTATCTTTACAGACTATTGCTGCTAATGTCGGATGTATGGTGCTTCCAATTGGTGCTCCTCACAATATTGTAATGTATACCGTATCTCATATTCCGTTTGAATCATTTTTCATGATTCTATTTCCATATATTTTAGTATCATTAGTATTTCTAATCGTAATATTGTTATTTGTTCCAAATGAGAAAATTATTTTGCCTAAATTCAATAAAATAGAATTTAAAACGGAAAATTTCATTAAAAGGGTTTTAATGGGTGTTGATTACTTCTTGCTTTTGACATTCATTGCTCTTTTTATACTGATTGGAAATCTTGAAAACATTCCATTTTTCAATGCACTTTTTAGCAAATGGATTTTGGGAAATGAGGTGTTGTGGGGAGTTTTGTCATCACAAGTAATATCTAATGTTCCGGCCGCAATGCTTTTAAGTGGATTCAGCAGTAATTATGAAGCAATAATTGTTGGAATCAATATTGGCGGTTTTGGTACACTTATTGCTTCCATGGCCAATCTGATATCATATAAAATTTTTGCGCGTGAATTTAGAGATTTAAAAATCAGATATTTGGCAATATTTTCCGTATTGAATATTATTCTGCTAATTGTTCTTTTAATTGCTAATATTTTGATTAATTAG
- a CDS encoding GNAT family N-acetyltransferase, translated as MNFRYATENDLTLILDFIRQLAVYEKMLDEVVATEELLKEWIFDKKIAEVIFALEDENEVGFALFFHNYSTFLGKAGIHLEDLYVKPEYRGKGYGKGLIKKLASIAVERNCGRLEWSCLDWNKPSIDFYLSLGAEAMDEWLGFRISGATLDKLGKE; from the coding sequence ATGAATTTTAGGTATGCAACAGAAAATGACTTAACATTGATTTTGGATTTCATCAGGCAATTAGCAGTATATGAAAAAATGCTTGATGAAGTTGTCGCAACTGAAGAGCTGCTGAAGGAGTGGATTTTTGATAAAAAAATAGCTGAAGTCATATTTGCCCTTGAAGATGAAAATGAAGTTGGATTTGCACTCTTTTTCCATAACTATTCAACATTTCTTGGAAAGGCAGGTATCCATCTGGAAGATTTATATGTTAAGCCTGAATACCGTGGCAAAGGCTATGGAAAAGGCCTAATTAAAAAATTAGCTTCGATTGCAGTTGAAAGAAACTGTGGCAGATTGGAATGGTCCTGCCTTGACTGGAACAAACCGAGTATAGACTTTTATTTATCCCTTGGTGCTGAAGCTATGGACGAATGGTTAGGATTTAGAATAAGTGGAGCTACTCTAGACAAATTAGGCAAAGAATAA
- the hisH gene encoding imidazole glycerol phosphate synthase subunit HisH, translating into MITIIDYKSGNLKSISNGFKKIGVEYQITDDKQILADSDYLVLPGVGAFGSAMENLEPFKDVIYEHVSDDKPFLGICLGQQVLMSSSEETPGVKGLDLFKGHAEKLPEGVKIPHMGWNKLKVTNNSPILEGIDGEYFYFVHSYHVIPDDESIIAGTCEYGNRVVASLNQNNLFSTQFHPEKSGKAGLKILKNFTNLEI; encoded by the coding sequence ATGATAACAATAATTGATTATAAAAGCGGCAACTTAAAAAGCATATCAAACGGATTTAAAAAAATAGGTGTTGAATATCAGATAACTGATGACAAGCAAATACTTGCAGACAGCGATTATCTGGTATTGCCTGGAGTTGGGGCATTCGGAAGTGCAATGGAAAACCTTGAACCATTTAAAGATGTAATTTATGAGCATGTAAGTGACGATAAGCCATTTTTGGGAATCTGTCTTGGCCAGCAGGTGCTTATGAGTTCAAGTGAGGAAACCCCTGGCGTTAAAGGGCTTGACTTGTTCAAGGGACATGCTGAAAAATTGCCGGAAGGTGTTAAAATTCCACATATGGGCTGGAATAAATTGAAAGTCACAAATAATTCACCAATACTTGAAGGAATCGATGGTGAATATTTTTATTTTGTTCATTCTTATCATGTAATTCCTGATGATGAATCAATCATCGCAGGAACTTGTGAATATGGAAACCGTGTTGTTGCAAGCTTAAACCAGAACAATCTGTTTTCAACACAGTTCCATCCAGAAAAAAGCGGTAAAGCAGGATTGAAAATCCTAAAAAATTTCACTAACTTGGAGATATAA
- a CDS encoding AIR synthase-related protein → MDIEGFVRARIDDYSYDDLAEILAVRIREYKKISEDNSVEMAKAVIDEVSTTLKLQDSDDEFLKEIASVNKANVLMGEMGVGSRGAGDFFVHRKIAEIVASTDTASLVNPSEQDDGGVVKAPVKNDEVYITTAVDGIHSRLSEYPFLGGFHVTRATLRDVCVMGADPVAILSDVHLADDGDVAKIFDFTAGVAAVSELVDVPIVAGSTLRVGGDMVLGDRFVSAVGSVGVSPYPPTARKGATEGDVILLTEGSGGGTITTTALYNGFFDVVWDTMNVNFVQASHALFEADLVKDIHAMTDVTNGGLRGDAHEISNTTGVGLEFYEENIRKMVAPNVLNMLETLNIDPLGVSTDSLMLIVPPEIAEDVKNAVGKYNVAISEIGEVNTSAEPILIKEDGSNEKLVPLFREAAYTKIKKLVGETTPEDFELMKEKVQKASDLAIAKKDKVIDYINNK, encoded by the coding sequence ATGGATATAGAAGGATTTGTAAGAGCAAGAATTGATGATTACTCATATGATGATTTAGCAGAAATTCTCGCAGTGCGCATAAGAGAATACAAAAAGATATCTGAAGACAATTCAGTAGAAATGGCAAAGGCAGTAATTGATGAAGTCTCAACAACCCTAAAACTGCAGGATTCAGATGACGAATTTTTAAAGGAAATCGCCAGCGTAAACAAGGCTAATGTGCTGATGGGCGAGATGGGAGTAGGATCCCGTGGAGCAGGTGACTTTTTTGTTCACAGAAAAATCGCAGAAATTGTTGCATCCACAGACACAGCATCACTTGTAAATCCATCAGAACAGGACGATGGTGGAGTGGTAAAGGCACCGGTTAAAAATGATGAGGTATACATTACAACAGCTGTCGATGGGATACATTCTCGTTTAAGTGAATATCCATTTTTAGGTGGTTTTCACGTAACTCGTGCAACACTTAGGGATGTATGTGTGATGGGAGCAGATCCTGTAGCAATTTTAAGTGATGTCCACTTGGCTGATGATGGGGATGTTGCAAAAATATTCGATTTCACTGCGGGTGTGGCAGCGGTATCTGAGCTTGTTGATGTTCCGATTGTTGCTGGAAGCACATTGCGTGTCGGTGGAGACATGGTTTTAGGTGACAGATTCGTTTCCGCTGTTGGAAGTGTGGGAGTTTCACCATATCCTCCAACTGCTAGAAAAGGAGCTACAGAAGGTGATGTAATCCTTTTGACTGAAGGTTCAGGAGGAGGAACAATTACAACCACTGCTTTGTACAACGGTTTTTTTGATGTTGTATGGGATACAATGAACGTTAACTTTGTACAGGCATCACATGCATTATTTGAAGCTGACCTGGTCAAGGACATTCACGCAATGACTGACGTGACTAATGGAGGATTAAGGGGAGATGCTCATGAAATATCCAACACAACAGGTGTGGGATTGGAATTCTATGAGGAAAACATCCGAAAAATGGTTGCTCCAAATGTTTTAAACATGCTTGAAACATTAAACATCGACCCATTAGGTGTATCAACAGATTCATTAATGTTAATAGTTCCTCCTGAAATTGCTGAAGATGTTAAAAATGCTGTCGGCAAATATAATGTTGCAATATCTGAAATTGGTGAAGTAAACACTTCAGCCGAACCGATTTTAATTAAAGAGGACGGTTCTAATGAGAAGTTGGTGCCTTTATTTAGAGAAGCAGCATATACCAAAATTAAAAAATTGGTTGGTGAAACAACTCCTGAAGACTTTGAATTAATGAAAGAAAAAGTTCAAAAGGCTTCAGATTTGGCGATTGCTAAAAAAGATAAAGTAATCGATTATATTAATAATAAATGA
- the cfbD gene encoding Ni-sirohydrochlorin a,c-diamide reductive cyclase catalytic subunit, whose protein sequence is MHPRPSPIAATLYTLRDMNVDVIIMHGPTGCCFRTARLLEGDGVRVVTTGMSENDFILGAGEKLVETLTEAYEEFEPELMGIAGTCASMIIGEDLKDAIETAGLPCTVIPVESHGGSGEGDNTVGAIMALDAAVEAGVIPLEESERQIEMLEKATEVEKTRGMAQGKYIKPNFGDSKEAVAKTVVNALKENKKVAFVLNVKKETSYLFADIVNFDYSKINPDNRPIFVANLDENIGLPRIRQHAVNIKEQLDIEPDYITGGLDEYPITGNVAAEYLKDKDLDLIVVFGVPHAFPIEEFDVESVAVTDGPRLVEPLKNLGYVHVVAELDAHSKTLGTEKIVFSDFGGMIRAAIGWLNE, encoded by the coding sequence ATACATCCAAGACCAAGTCCGATTGCTGCGACTCTTTACACTTTAAGAGACATGAACGTTGATGTAATCATTATGCATGGCCCTACAGGGTGCTGTTTTAGAACAGCCAGACTTTTGGAGGGTGATGGAGTTCGTGTTGTAACTACAGGAATGTCTGAAAACGATTTTATATTAGGTGCCGGTGAAAAGCTGGTTGAAACTTTGACTGAAGCTTATGAGGAATTTGAACCTGAACTGATGGGAATTGCAGGTACCTGTGCCAGCATGATTATTGGAGAGGATTTAAAGGATGCTATTGAAACTGCAGGTCTTCCATGCACAGTTATACCGGTAGAATCCCATGGAGGCTCTGGTGAAGGAGACAACACAGTTGGGGCTATAATGGCATTGGATGCTGCAGTTGAAGCAGGTGTGATACCTCTCGAAGAATCAGAAAGGCAAATTGAAATGCTTGAAAAGGCAACAGAAGTTGAAAAGACAAGAGGTATGGCTCAGGGAAAATACATCAAGCCGAACTTTGGAGACTCCAAAGAGGCAGTTGCAAAGACTGTTGTGAATGCTTTAAAAGAAAACAAAAAAGTGGCTTTTGTGTTAAATGTTAAAAAGGAAACATCTTATTTATTTGCAGACATTGTCAATTTCGATTATTCAAAAATCAACCCTGACAATAGACCTATTTTTGTGGCCAACTTGGATGAAAACATTGGTCTTCCAAGAATCAGACAGCATGCAGTAAACATTAAAGAGCAACTGGACATCGAACCTGATTACATTACTGGAGGGCTTGATGAATATCCGATAACAGGTAATGTTGCAGCAGAATACCTAAAAGATAAGGATTTGGACTTGATAGTAGTATTCGGGGTTCCTCATGCATTTCCGATTGAAGAGTTTGATGTAGAATCCGTTGCAGTAACTGATGGGCCACGTCTTGTGGAACCACTTAAAAACTTAGGATATGTCCATGTTGTAGCGGAACTTGACGCACACTCAAAAACATTGGGAACAGAGAAAATTGTATTTTCAGATTTCGGGGGTATGATTAGAGCAGCTATTGGGTGGTTAAACGAATGA
- a CDS encoding redox-regulated ATPase YchF, translated as MLQIAVCGKPNVGKSSFFNSATASGVEMANYPFTTIDANKAVAHVIKDCPCQELGVTCNPHNSICVDGKRLLPIEMIDVAGLVPGAHEGKGLGNKFLDDLMQAKVFINVIDASGSTDLEGNPVDPGSHDPLDDLDFLENEIVMWMYGILSKNWVRLIRKVGAEHLDISKVLYDQLSGTGIAIEDIIEAKRTIEPDYNKWEEQDLIDLTRNLLHIAKPMMIIANKADLPTSAENIKRIKEKYPNVIPTSAGSELALVKAAESGLISYLSGENHFEILKPEELSEAQRKGLEYIQTNILDVYGSTGVQDALNYAVFELLDRIVVYPVQDENKYTDQKGNVLPDGFLVPKGATPKELAYIVHTDIGDKFMHAVDARKKMRVASDYELQDGDIISIITRG; from the coding sequence ATGCTTCAAATTGCAGTTTGTGGAAAACCAAATGTTGGAAAATCATCTTTTTTCAATTCAGCAACTGCATCCGGTGTGGAAATGGCAAATTATCCATTCACAACAATTGATGCAAACAAAGCAGTTGCTCATGTTATTAAAGATTGTCCATGTCAGGAACTTGGTGTGACATGTAATCCTCACAATTCAATATGTGTAGATGGAAAAAGATTGCTTCCAATTGAAATGATAGATGTTGCAGGACTTGTTCCTGGGGCACATGAAGGAAAAGGATTAGGTAATAAATTTTTAGACGATTTAATGCAGGCTAAAGTATTCATTAATGTTATCGATGCTTCAGGATCAACAGACCTTGAAGGAAATCCTGTTGACCCTGGAAGCCATGACCCGTTGGATGATTTGGACTTTTTGGAAAATGAAATCGTAATGTGGATGTATGGAATATTATCTAAAAATTGGGTCAGGCTCATAAGAAAAGTCGGTGCTGAACACTTGGACATTTCAAAAGTATTGTATGATCAATTGTCCGGTACTGGAATAGCTATCGAAGATATAATTGAAGCTAAAAGAACAATTGAACCTGATTACAATAAATGGGAAGAGCAAGACTTAATAGATTTGACCCGTAACTTATTGCATATTGCAAAACCGATGATGATTATTGCAAACAAGGCCGACTTGCCGACTTCTGCTGAAAACATTAAAAGAATCAAGGAAAAATATCCGAATGTAATACCAACATCAGCAGGTTCAGAATTGGCACTTGTAAAGGCAGCTGAAAGTGGACTCATTAGTTATTTGTCAGGTGAAAATCATTTTGAAATATTAAAACCTGAAGAGCTGTCTGAGGCACAACGCAAAGGTCTTGAATATATTCAAACAAATATTCTGGATGTTTATGGAAGCACTGGTGTCCAGGATGCATTGAATTATGCTGTTTTTGAATTGCTTGACCGTATTGTTGTATATCCTGTTCAGGATGAAAACAAATACACTGACCAAAAAGGCAATGTATTACCTGATGGATTCTTGGTTCCAAAAGGTGCTACACCTAAGGAATTGGCTTACATTGTCCACACAGACATTGGGGATAAGTTCATGCATGCAGTTGATGCAAGAAAGAAAATGCGTGTGGCCAGTGACTATGAACTTCAGGATGGAGACATTATAAGTATTATAACAAGAGGTTAA
- a CDS encoding C-GCAxxG-C-C family protein, producing MKLDKEILEEKIRDYRIFKSCSESTLMGLCETAEYPISQSDMCKLACGFAGGMGGTFDEGTCGAVTGALIANGLLNNDPSEIKANAKEIFNAFKEEYGTVRCDIISKNGEDKSPCVDCCVFIANKVADILDK from the coding sequence ATGAAACTTGACAAAGAAATACTTGAAGAAAAAATTCGTGACTACAGAATATTCAAAAGTTGCTCCGAATCAACATTGATGGGACTTTGTGAAACTGCAGAATATCCCATTTCACAGTCAGACATGTGCAAGTTGGCTTGCGGATTTGCAGGTGGAATGGGTGGAACATTTGATGAGGGAACCTGTGGAGCTGTTACCGGTGCATTGATAGCTAACGGACTGTTAAATAACGATCCAAGTGAAATTAAAGCCAATGCAAAAGAGATTTTTAATGCATTTAAAGAGGAATACGGAACTGTCCGCTGTGATATAATCAGTAAAAATGGAGAAGACAAGTCTCCCTGTGTTGACTGTTGCGTATTTATTGCAAATAAAGTTGCTGATATTTTAGACAAATGA
- a CDS encoding MATE family efflux transporter, with amino-acid sequence MANKNVELMRGEPEIAVRKLAIPIMISMLLTASYNIVDGIWVAGLGQAAIAGIGFVTPIFMILNGVSVGLGNGATSSIARAVGAKNHENASKSAAHSLLIFLIASIILTVLLLIIQEPLLRTYGASGQSLTEGIKYGTPLFLGLFAFIFANGGSGVLRGEGDMKRAMYAMIVSVVLNFILDPLFIYILNLGSAGASLATIVSSVGSAVVIMYWILIKRDTYVEVSFKNFKFESDIAKDILKVGIPSSLDMLMMSIAMSLYLIFISSIGGEYGIAAFTSGQRLYLFGIMPLSAIGSAVAAVSGSAFGAKNWDYLKRTHTYGTKFASAIALAIMLILVIFAPQLSLIFAYTPQTAPLIPEITSFLRIASFGLLLVGIGMPSNFFYQGIGRGTTSLCWTIIREVIFTVSCTYLFGIILNWGLIGIWAGLAVGRILASILNFTYARYTIRKLKNTLN; translated from the coding sequence ATGGCTAATAAAAATGTTGAATTGATGAGGGGAGAGCCTGAAATAGCCGTTCGAAAGCTTGCAATTCCAATAATGATATCAATGCTTCTAACAGCATCCTATAATATTGTTGATGGAATATGGGTTGCAGGATTGGGTCAGGCAGCTATTGCAGGAATAGGTTTTGTAACACCGATATTCATGATTTTAAATGGTGTAAGTGTAGGGCTTGGAAATGGTGCAACAAGCAGTATTGCACGTGCCGTTGGAGCAAAAAACCATGAAAATGCCAGCAAGTCAGCAGCACACTCTCTTTTGATATTTTTAATAGCATCAATAATATTAACTGTACTTTTACTCATAATTCAGGAGCCTTTGCTTAGGACATATGGTGCAAGCGGTCAGTCATTGACTGAAGGAATCAAATATGGTACTCCATTGTTTTTAGGTTTGTTTGCCTTTATTTTTGCTAACGGAGGAAGTGGTGTTCTTCGTGGCGAAGGTGATATGAAAAGAGCTATGTATGCAATGATTGTTTCAGTTGTGCTCAACTTTATATTGGATCCGTTGTTTATTTATATTTTGAATTTAGGTTCTGCTGGAGCTTCCCTTGCAACAATTGTAAGTTCTGTTGGATCAGCAGTAGTTATAATGTACTGGATTTTAATTAAAAGAGACACTTATGTTGAGGTGTCATTTAAAAACTTTAAATTTGAATCAGATATTGCTAAAGACATTTTAAAAGTTGGTATTCCCTCTTCACTGGATATGCTCATGATGTCAATTGCAATGAGTTTGTATTTGATATTTATTTCATCAATTGGTGGTGAATATGGTATTGCTGCATTCACTTCAGGTCAAAGGTTATATCTCTTTGGTATTATGCCTTTATCAGCTATCGGTAGTGCCGTTGCGGCAGTAAGTGGAAGTGCATTCGGTGCTAAAAACTGGGATTATCTTAAAAGGACACATACTTACGGAACTAAATTTGCATCTGCAATTGCATTGGCTATAATGCTTATTTTGGTAATATTTGCACCGCAATTGTCATTGATATTTGCATACACTCCACAAACTGCTCCACTGATTCCTGAGATTACTAGTTTCTTGAGAATTGCTTCATTCGGTTTATTGCTGGTTGGTATCGGAATGCCGTCAAACTTTTTCTATCAGGGAATCGGACGTGGAACAACAAGTCTTTGCTGGACAATTATAAGAGAAGTAATATTTACTGTAAGCTGCACTTATCTGTTTGGTATTATTTTAAATTGGGGTTTAATAGGTATTTGGGCGGGTTTGGCTGTTGGTCGTATATTGGCATCTATATTGAACTTCACATATGCCAGATACACAATTAGAAAATTGAAAAATACTTTAAATTAA